The nucleotide sequence aacggcggttgctaacaagctGCTAAAAGCAACTAcctcctttggcggggacgttagacgtcatcgcgcatataatattgcaacatgggcacaaatctcttaaaacatagattcattcacggagtaattacttaccagggagcacattttaatcaagtttgaaagagttgtcggcggtttggtggtggtgacgttgatatcgagcgaccttaagtgtagtctgtttatagcattgtgttagctttttacttctgccaattgtatttcggcttcaaaagtaacattGGTGTTAATTTGAAAAGATTATCCTGatagacaaaatgtgtaaacatcataaacctttgttaatcacagagcttattttttgcgatcttccaaaagtctgtggggaaaatgcataggctttcggtcgagagaaccagcgcggcgcttacttccgggttagccattaaaaatacatcatctctgaggtacCGTACTGGATTAGGATGTCTGGACGAAGCAAAAGTCTGGATCCGGCCCGCGGTCCGCCAATTGAGGATGACTGGTTTAAATTGTTACCTTATTCTTTTAGCTGATGGTCGCCATGGGATTGTACGTGTGGACCGTGTTCCTTTAGCGTGTAAGTTAGTGGATTTACCCTGCATCCTAGAATCACTGAAGACTGTTGACAAAAAGACCTTATACAAGACTGCTGATATCTGTCAGGTAAATTCTCTACTATCAAAACACTCTGAAACATGCAAAATGGGCTACTTATAAAACTTTAATCCTAACACCAAAGTCACTGCAACCTGAATATTTAATAGCAATACGCATTTTTCAAGTGCTCTAGTATCACTAttcctttttcttgttttagatGCTTGTGTGCACTCTGGATGGAGATCTCTACCCCCCTCTTGAGGAGCCCACTGGCACTGCAGACTCCAAAAGCAAAAAGAAAGACAAGGACAGAGACAAGAAATTTGTGTGGAACCACGGCAGTAAGTACccctctctcttttcttctgGAATTTGTTGGAATAGATCTGGAATGAGTGTGAAGACAGCCTATGAGTAATTGAGTGATCAAACTCATGTAATATGCATTTACATCTGTCTCTCATCAGTTACCCTCCCTCTAAAGAACACAAGAAAGAGGCGGTTCAGAAAGACGGCGAAGAAGAAGGTAACCTCATTTGATTTCCCTCAAGCGTTTTTCCAGTTTGTCTTCTCTTTTTATCTCTCTCCTTTTCTGATTCCAAAATGCTCTATCAGTCCTAGTTGGTAAAATGTTTACTCTTGCAGGAAAAGATCAATGAGTTAATGGTAACCTacgatttacatttaaataaaacattcccTCTTCATTTGCCACCAAGGTATGCAGGAAAGCAATTTGCATGTGGCTGTGATTGAAGTGACTGCGAGTGAGTGGAAGGCTCTTGAATAAATCTTCTTTAAGTTGAAGCCGGCTATTGGCTTGGCGTCCTTTTTTTAATCGCTAATGTGTTCTCTGGCACACAGCCAGTCCCTACTGTTAGTATATGTGTGCATTTAGATGCATGTGTGCCGTTTTTGAGAATGCTTTTTTCGGGGCTGCATTCTAAcctgatttatttttacagtacatCGAGTCTCCTGATGTGGAAAAAGAGGTGAAGAGGCTCTTGAGCACAGACGCCGAAGCTGTCAGTGTCCGTATcctttttttttagctttttccTTTTTACTCCGCTGGATGCAAATGTCAGAGCCAATTTACATGCCTGTGTCATGCCTGACTCCATTTTCTGTAATACTGAGCATTTCCACCAGGTGGCAGACTTGCTCACTGATCAAATGGTAGGTGAAGTTCAGAATGACAGTATAAGAGGATAAAAGGTGGTCACGTGAGTCACGTATTAATTTGTGGATCTTGACGGCACAGTGATGTAACAAAATGAGCTGGTCCAGAAAGAGATGAAGGGATTATTGGGTTATCATAAAGGGATTATTGATATATGAACCTTGACCCTGTGGTCAGGATGGGAGATTATTGCTGAAGATGAGAGTAAAGAACCTGACAACAGTTTATCTCTATCCAACCTGGAGTCCTCACCTGGAACCTCTGGACACAAGGGTCATGGCTCCTCAGGTAACTAAGCTAATAAACTATCACCGTAGGCATCGTAAGAGCACTCACGAtacaaaaagatgttttgaatgCCTCGTTCTCGAGTAAAGCAAGCTTTACTTCCCAATTTAGTCCAACACGACGAGCTTCGGGAGATCTTCAACGACATCAGCAGCAGCAGCGAGGACGAAGATGAAGAGGGCGAACGGCACGAGGATGAAGACCTCAACATCATGGACACTGAAGACGACATGGTCAGGCAACTCCACGAGAAGCTGAGCGAGAGTGACGGAGGACGAGATGAGAACGATAGGAACAGTCAGATCGGTAAGGGCTGTCTGAATCAGCACTGCATCACTCAATTTAAAATCCCGATTCAGTATTGCAGAGAGGCAGACCGGCAGACAAACAACAGCCGACCTAGATTAGCTTTTGAATGATGAGCGTGCTGCTGTATTTAGGTCAGATGTACCGGCCGTCTGGAGTTTTTACCCATAGTAGTGAGCGACAGACACACATGACCTTCATCTTTCAAGCTTGTCACCTGACAGGTTTCATTGCCACATTAGCGCTAGAGCTAAACTGACAGAAAATTAGCCATGCTGCTTATCATCATGTCATTATGGTCTGATAATCCATAAAAGGAAAGGGTTTTAATAGTAATCTAAATTAAGTGTCCCATGTTGGGATTAATAAAGTAtatctatatctatctatctatatatatatatatatatattagaatGTGTATGGtaaatatgacatttttctTAAAGCGATAGTTTACCCCCAAAAAACGTTGCATAATTTACTCAACCTGATGTCATCCCAGATGTATGTCACTTCTTTTCTTCAGTTAAATACAAATAAGTAGTTGTGTATTAAAATCCTGTCATTTTATCCAATTATTTAGCTCTCGATATGTTGCATAACCATATGGCGGCAATCTGATTTTAAATATGATGGGTTTTCTCATGTTTGGTCATAAGACTTGCAAGAACCAGAGATTTAGCGTGTATTAATGTGCCGCCTGAAGAAAGGAAATCATAtagttttactcacccttattgCTTCACAGATGTATAAGTCACATAATGTTTGCTTGATTTGTTGAAACATCTTTCATCAGTTCTTGTGTATTGTCCACAAAGCTTGGAAATGTGTATATTTCCCCATTGGAACCAAGAATTGAACTGCAGAATGTACAGGCTGCCTTTCAGTATTTATGCAGTCTGAAGGGTTGAGTGTATGGAGTATGTGAAGTGTGAAGTGTGAAGGGTTTTACGGATAATTGGGACCTTAGAGTAAACGAATGTTCACAGTTCAACTTGCTCTCAAAGGTAAAGAAGAGCTCTAAATGAGCGATATCAACATCAGGGCTCGCTACTAAAGCTCACGCGTGTTAACGGGGATTCCTGCGTAAGGCTCACAAACTCTATTTGATTTGCAGTAATGGAGTACCAGGTGCCGATTAACAATCTGAAAGCCAAATTGCAGGAAACACGTGCCCGCAAAAAGCAACAGGAGAA is from Triplophysa rosa linkage group LG13, Trosa_1v2, whole genome shotgun sequence and encodes:
- the taf7 gene encoding transcription initiation factor TFIID subunit 7, producing the protein MTSKTKKVGKVGSKNKEDAPHELESQFVLRLPQEYASTVRRIAQSSSMNMKDRLTIELHADGRHGIVRVDRVPLACKLVDLPCILESLKTVDKKTLYKTADICQMLVCTLDGDLYPPLEEPTGTADSKSKKKDKDRDKKFVWNHGITLPLKNTRKRRFRKTAKKKYIESPDVEKEVKRLLSTDAEAVSVRWEIIAEDESKEPDNSLSLSNLESSPGTSGHKGHGSSVQHDELREIFNDISSSSEDEDEEGERHEDEDLNIMDTEDDMVRQLHEKLSESDGGRDENDRNSQIVMEYQVPINNLKAKLQETRARKKQQEKLIMEVENQALRDRLQSHLNDMIHQEEQEMEQLASLQEQLDSLMDK